The genomic stretch ATTCAGTTCGCAGGCATATTTCACCCCGGCAATGCCCAGCGTGCCCGCCACACGTCCAGAGGCGACGGACAGCCGTTCCTGCTTGCCAAGCGCCAGGACCGGATCGCGGTCCTTCCACGCGGTGTAAATCTCCTGGCAGGACTGAGGAGCGCAAGCTCCCATGGCCAGAACCGCGCCGCTGGAGCCCGCCTGCAGAGACTCCAAGGTCGTCTCCGCGGCACCCGACAGCACCTGGAAACCCACTTCGCGGGTGCGGGTGGCCATGCGCGCTCGGGGCGGCGCCGCCGCAAGCACTGTCGATCCCTGGCCAAGCTGCTCTGCCGAGACAAAGCTGCCGCTGACTTCCTCGCCTACCGCCAGCATCCGCGCCGTTACCGCCTCAAAAATCGGCGTCACCGTCACGGTGCGCTTGCGCACTTCGCTCGTGGCGGAAACGACTGCACGAACGCGCTCCACGCTTCCGCTGGAATCCTTGATCCCGATGATGTTCGGATGATTCGCCAGTTCCGCGACCAACGATACCGGAATGTCGTAATGGGTAAATTTGGGAATGCTGTAGATCACCACCGGAAGTGGAGAGCGATCCGCAATCAGGCGGTAATAATTCAGCATCGCTGCTTCCGGCATCAGCGGCTCATAGAAGTTGGGAGTCCGTACCAGCACCGCATCGTATTGCTCCTTTGCGGCAAACTCCGCCAGACGAAGTGTCTCTGCGACGCTCTCGCGCCCTACCCCAGCCAGCAATACCTTTTCAGCGGCGGTGGCCTGGCGTGCCGTATGCAGCACCTCACGCGACTCTTCGTCGCTGAGCATCACCGCTTCCCCGGTAGAGCCCAGAACGACGAACCCCGCCACCGAGGTGAGCGAGTAGCGCGCCACGTTCTGTTCGAGTTTGCGAAGGTAAATCTGGCCGTCAGGATAAAACGGCGTGGTAAGCGCGGGGAAAATGCCTTCTAGCAGCATTCCCTTATTGTAAAGCGAACTGCCGGGAAGACTGAAAGCCCCTGCGAAGCATCCTCGAATGGAGCAAAAAAAACGCCCGGCAAATCGCCGGGCATTCTTCGCTTGGATTGCTTGCTGGACGCCGCTCAGGTGAGGCTTACGCGGCCAGCAAACCTAAATGGCTTTCGCCGCCTGCCACGGCCTCGCGGCTGTTGCCAGCCACGCTCTTCGTCTCGGCATCGATCCAGACACAGACCAGCGGCTGACGGGCATTCCCAGTTGGCACCCATACACAGGAAACACCCTGTGGACGGCGGTTCGCTCGCAATTGGTATACGGAAAACAGTTCCATCACTCCTCCTATTCGCCTTGGAGCCGAATCTGGACTCCAGTTCGCGGAGGAGCGGGCCATCCGACAGATTTCTTCAAGAAGATTTCTTTAGAAGCCTCGCTCTCTCACAGGTTTTCATCCGTCTGTGAGTGGCGAGACCAGAAAGTTCAGGCGCGCGTCAAACCCACAGAACTCTTGATCCTAAAAGGCTTAGGACCACATCGCAGTGCGTTCTACTCGGTATCATCCGTGACTTCCGATTCCTCACCGGGATTGCACGTGTATCGCCTTGTTGCAGAGTGGATCCTCTTGCCCCCACTCCAGTAATTAACATTCTATTCACATTTCTTCGATATGTAATCCCCAAAAAGGGTGAGGCGTTCGATTTTGCACCGAACGCCTCGCTGATAGCCTGCTACCCCTAAGACTTTGCTCTGATGACTTGCTCTATTGTCTAGCAACCTCGCGCCGATGGAGCGATTGCAGGGCATTCACCGTCATGATGTTGCGCTGCATCTCCGCGATGCCTTCGGCTGCCGCTCGTGCGGCGGCTATGGTCGTAATTGTCGGGATGCGTGCCAGCACAGCGGCCCGCCGAATCGCCTTCTCATCGAAGAACGTATCCTGCCCGCGCGGCGTGTTCACGATAAGCTGGATGCGGTTGCCCTTGATCAGGTCCACGATATTCGGCCGGCCTTCCTTGACCTTGTAGACGCGATCCACCACCAACCCGGCTCTCTGCAGCACGTCGGCTGTCCCCTGTGTGGCAACAATATGGAAGCCGAGATCCATGTAGGTCCGCGCAAGATCCACCAGAACGGGCTTGTCGTGGTCGTTGACGCTGAAGAACACGGTTCCCTTCGACGGCAGAATCTGCCCGGCAGAGAGTTGCGCCTTGGCAAATGCCTCTCCGAAACTATCCGCGACACCCATCACCTCGCCGGTCGACTTCATCTCCGGCCCCAGGACGGTGTCCACCCCAGGAAACTTGTTCCAGGGGAAGACGGGTGATTTGACGAAGAAGTGCGCTCCCGTCTGCAGGTCCTTGCCGGATGCAACCACCTCGGGCAGAAGCTCCTTCAGCTTGCGGCCTGTCATCAGCCGTGACGCAATCTTTGCCAGAGGCACACCGGTTGCCTTCGAAACATAGGGCACGGTGCGCGAGGCACGCGGATTAACCTCGATCACGTAGACACGATCCGGCTCACCCGGCCTCCCGCGCTTGATGGCAAACTGCAGGTTGACCAGCCCCACAACCTCCAAGGCCAGCGCCAGCTTGCGCGTGTAAGTGCGCAAGGTATCGAGCGTTGCCGGAGCAAGATCCACCGCCGGCAGCACGCAGGAGGAGTCGCCGGAGTGGATGCCTGCTTCCTCAATGTGCTGCATGATGCCCGCGATGACAACGTCTTCGCTGTCACACAGCGCATCCACGTCCACTTCCACCGCGTCTTCCAGAAAGTGGTCGATCAGGATCGGCCGGTCATGGGAATACTCGACCGCCTGCGTCATGTAGTGTGAGACAGCGGCGGCATCGTATGCAATCACCATGGCGCGTCCGCCCAGTACATACGAGGGCCGAACGAGTACTGGATATCCAATGCTCTCCGCGCCTGCCAGAGCCTCATCCACGCTGGTCGCCATCACGCCCGGCGGCTGTGGAATCTCGAGGTCCTGCAGCAGCTTGCCGAATCGCTTGCGATCTTCCGCCAGATCGATCGACTCGGGAGATGTGCCGATGATCGGCACCCCCGCTGCCTTCAAACGCAGTGCAAGATTCAGCGGAGTCTGGCCGCCGAACTGCACGATCATGCCTATCTCAGCGCCGCCCGAGGACTCGTGCTCATACACTGCCAGCACGTCTTCCAGCGTGAGCGGCTCAAAGTAGAGGCGATCGCTGGTGTCGTAATCGGTGGAAACCGTCTCTGGATTGCAATTCACCATGATGGTTTCGTAGCCGTCTTCCTTCAACGCGAAGGCTGCATGGCAGCAGCAGTAATCGAACTCGATTCCCTGCCCGATGCGGTTTGGCCCGCTGCCCAGGATGATGACCTTGCGCTGCGCTGTCGGTGCGGACTCATCCTCCTCGTCGTAAGTGGAGTAGAGGTACGGAGTCATGCTCTCAAACTCTGCCGCGCATGTATCCACCAGCTTGAAGACAGGCTTCAACCCCATCTTCTGGCGCAACTCACGCACTACCGCAACGCCCTCGTGAGTCGGCGTGCCCCAGACCTCGGCGATGCGCTCGTCGGAGATGCCCATGCGCTTCGCCTTCCGTAACAGTCGCGGTGACACATTCTCCGCAGCCGCCTCAGAGACCTCGGTAATGGTGTCGGTAATCTCCTTGATCTGATAAAGAAACCACGGGTCCATCGTAGTCATTCGCGCCACGTCGCGGACCGAATGACCGAGCCGGAAGGCATAGCGAATGTAGGTCAGCCGCTCCGGTTGCGCCGTCACCAGCCGCTGCGTTAAGCGACGCGGCTCCAGCACCTCTGCGCCAAGACGCTTGCCGGTTTCGAGCGAACGAAGCGCCTTCATCAGCGATTCTTTGAAGGTGCGCCCGATGGCCATAACTTCGCCCACCGACTTCATCTGTGGGCCCAGGTTCTCATCGGCTCCGGGAAACTTCTCAAACTGCCACTTGGGAATCTTGACGACCACGTAATCGATCGTCGGCTCAAAACACGCCGGCGTCATCTTCGTGATGTCGTTCGGAATCTCGTCCAGCGTATAACCGACCGCGAGTTTCGCAGCGATCTTGGCGATGGGGAAGCCTGTGGCCTTCGATGCCAGCGCCGAGGA from Acidisarcina sp. encodes the following:
- a CDS encoding dihydrodipicolinate synthase family protein, producing MLLEGIFPALTTPFYPDGQIYLRKLEQNVARYSLTSVAGFVVLGSTGEAVMLSDEESREVLHTARQATAAEKVLLAGVGRESVAETLRLAEFAAKEQYDAVLVRTPNFYEPLMPEAAMLNYYRLIADRSPLPVVIYSIPKFTHYDIPVSLVAELANHPNIIGIKDSSGSVERVRAVVSATSEVRKRTVTVTPIFEAVTARMLAVGEEVSGSFVSAEQLGQGSTVLAAAPPRARMATRTREVGFQVLSGAAETTLESLQAGSSGAVLAMGACAPQSCQEIYTAWKDRDPVLALGKQERLSVASGRVAGTLGIAGVKYACELNGYYGGRPRLPLLPLTAAEKAEVEVLMADMRS
- the carB gene encoding carbamoyl-phosphate synthase large subunit; the protein is MPRRNDITKILVIGSGPIVIGQSAEFDYSGTQACKALKAEGYEVVLVNSNPATIMTDPELADRTYIEPLTKEYVEEIIRVETQMLKDEGRTGVFALLPTVGGQTALNLAVDLADAGILDKYGVELIGAKLEAIKKAEDRLLFKDAMTRIGLDMPRSALVNNLKDGLEFASKIGFPVVIRPSFTLGGSGGGIGYNREELMEILARGLDLSPVHECLIEESVLGWKEFELEVMRDLADNVIIICSIENMDPMGVHTGDSITVAPAQTLTDREYQTMRDAAIRVMREIGVETGGSNVQFAVHPMTGRMTVIEMNPRVSRSSALASKATGFPIAKIAAKLAVGYTLDEIPNDITKMTPACFEPTIDYVVVKIPKWQFEKFPGADENLGPQMKSVGEVMAIGRTFKESLMKALRSLETGKRLGAEVLEPRRLTQRLVTAQPERLTYIRYAFRLGHSVRDVARMTTMDPWFLYQIKEITDTITEVSEAAAENVSPRLLRKAKRMGISDERIAEVWGTPTHEGVAVVRELRQKMGLKPVFKLVDTCAAEFESMTPYLYSTYDEEDESAPTAQRKVIILGSGPNRIGQGIEFDYCCCHAAFALKEDGYETIMVNCNPETVSTDYDTSDRLYFEPLTLEDVLAVYEHESSGGAEIGMIVQFGGQTPLNLALRLKAAGVPIIGTSPESIDLAEDRKRFGKLLQDLEIPQPPGVMATSVDEALAGAESIGYPVLVRPSYVLGGRAMVIAYDAAAVSHYMTQAVEYSHDRPILIDHFLEDAVEVDVDALCDSEDVVIAGIMQHIEEAGIHSGDSSCVLPAVDLAPATLDTLRTYTRKLALALEVVGLVNLQFAIKRGRPGEPDRVYVIEVNPRASRTVPYVSKATGVPLAKIASRLMTGRKLKELLPEVVASGKDLQTGAHFFVKSPVFPWNKFPGVDTVLGPEMKSTGEVMGVADSFGEAFAKAQLSAGQILPSKGTVFFSVNDHDKPVLVDLARTYMDLGFHIVATQGTADVLQRAGLVVDRVYKVKEGRPNIVDLIKGNRIQLIVNTPRGQDTFFDEKAIRRAAVLARIPTITTIAAARAAAEGIAEMQRNIMTVNALQSLHRREVARQ